In Citrus sinensis cultivar Valencia sweet orange chromosome 2, DVS_A1.0, whole genome shotgun sequence, a single genomic region encodes these proteins:
- the LOC102628392 gene encoding uncharacterized protein LOC102628392, with the protein MPACLLSARPPSPVITCRVSLGAVRNPPPPAPPSSLPLDPPAANLPSLTCALQCPHFQSCSGCTHEFNLHRPIIVDEATDFFKSIGLLDFTFDSCRLYGWRCRAKLAVRGTSTSPLIGLYQEGTHNVVDIPHCKAHHPRINAAVELLRQGIKELNVEPYDEDDRTGDLRYVQMAVTTYNTSLPASERYRNGKVQITLVWNSRNEKSPNSDKLESLAEFLWRNGGSRSREHYIHSVWANFQTSTNNVIFGNRWRHLLGETDFWENVGGIDISLAPSSFGQANARAFDILLRKLQKYVPYGASVTDLYAGAGVIGLSLAAARKCRSVKCVEINKESQLSFEKTVSRLPKSVDGNISWHNADNSIEPLSWLVGSDVLVVDPPRKGLDSSLVHALQNIGSAERKAKSLSESSSSMVKEEKRPWILRAKEASVQIGSKSNSENQSLPQTLIYISCGWESFKEDCKSLLSSKAWHLEKAHGFNFFPGTQSIEVLAVFKRGQGLKKKKLAKKKKKNAF; encoded by the exons ATGCCTGCGTGCCTCCTCTCCGCTCGTCCTCCCTCTCCGGTCATAACCTGCCGTGTGTCACTCGGAGCAGTGCGCAACCCTCCACCCCCAGCTCCTCCTTCTTCTCTCCCTCTAGACCCTCCTGCGGCCAACCTCCCATCTCTAACTTGCGCCCTACAGTGCCCTCACTTCCAATC CTGCTCTGGTTGTACGCACGAGTTCAATCTCCACCGTCCGATCATCGTCGACGAGGCTACTGATTTTTTCAAGAGTATTGGTCTTTTAGATTTCACTTTCGATAGCTGTAGACTG TACGGATGGAGGTGTCGAGCCAAATTGGCTGTCCGCGGCACGTCGACAAGCCCTCTGATTGGACTGTATCAGGAGGGGACTCATAATGTAGTGGATATTCCTCACTGTAAAg CCCATCATCCTCGTATTAATGCTGCTGTTGAGCTGTTGAGACaag GAATTAAAGAGTTAAATGTTGAGCCATATGATGAGGATGATAGGACAGGTGATTTGCGATATGTTCAG ATGGCTGTGACCACTTACAACACATCCCTTCCCGCCTCGGAAAGATACAGAAATG GAAAAGTACAGATTACTTTAGTTTGGAATTCAAGAAATGAAAAGTCCCCCAATTCGGACAAATTAGAGTCTTTAGCCGAG TTTTTATGGAGAAATGGTGGTTCAAGGAGCCGTGAGCATTACATTCACTCTGTATGGGCAAACTTTCAGACATCAACTAATAAT GTAATATTTGGCAATAGGTGGAGACATCTTTTAGGAGAAACTGACTTTTGGGAAAATGTTGGAGGAATTGATATATCTTTGGCTCCATCCAGTTTTGGCCAAGCAAACGCACGG GCTTTTGATATCTTGCTCCGGAAATTACAAAAGTATGTCCCTTATGGAGCATCTGTCACTGATTTGTATGCAGGAGCTGGTGTGATTGGATTATCATTAGCTGCTGCTAGAAAATGCAG GTCTGTTAAATGTGTTGAGATAAACAAAGAATCACAGCTATCGTTTGAGAAGACAGTGAGCCGCTTACCTAAATCTGTGGATGGCAACATCAGCTGGCACAACGCAGACAATTCAATA GAACCTCTGTCTTGGCTTGTGGGATCAGATGTGCTCGTCGTTGATCCTCCTAGAAAGGGATTGGACTCATCTCTTGTTCATGCATTACAGAATATAGGATCAGCAGAGCGTAAAGCTAAATCATTATCAGAAAG TTCATCCTCCATGGtaaaagaggaaaagagaCCATGGATTTTACGAGCAAAGGAGGCTTCAGTTCAAATTGGAAGCAAATCAAATTCTGAGAATCAATCACTTCCACAAACCCTCATTTATATAAGCTGTGGATGGGAAAGCTTCAAAGAG GACTGCAAATCATTATTGTCTAGCAAGGCGTGGCATTTGGAAAAGGCCcatggttttaatttcttccccGGCACACAAAG CATCGAAGTGTTGGCTGTATTCAAGAGGGGTCAAGgtctcaagaaaaagaaattggctaaaaagaagaagaaaaacgcATTTTGA
- the LOC107175849 gene encoding uncharacterized protein LOC107175849, with translation MATAFLHSQDCLRNFRSSPRFNKPPPGPNPTPKPVPNLFSNRLRRKRRSGDDQSRSLTVIKLPSQNNLVIGRVKILKHDEAVLPPSLIKKEDASEKQIAVCSSNVESDNVDFFAGTAFSSSPPPSAVPLPRFLPINVSHASTCGLV, from the coding sequence ATGGCGACGGCATTCCTTCACTCTCAGGACTGCCTTCGCAATTTCCGATCCTCTCCTCGCTTCAACAAACCTCCCCCTGGCCCTAACCCTACCCCTAAACCTGTCCCTAACCTCTTCAGCAATCGCCTCCGACGAAAGCGGCGCTCTGGCGACGATCAGTCTCGGTCCTTGACGGTGATCAAATTACCCTCACAAAATAACCTCGTGATCGGCCGGGTCAAAATCCTCAAACACGACGAGGCGGTGCTGCCGCCTAGCTTGATCAAGAAGGAGGACGCTTCCGAGAAGCAAATCGCAGTTTGTAGCAGTAATGTTGAGTCTGATAATGTGGATTTTTTTGCTGGTACGGCGTTCTCCTCCTCGCCGCCTCCCAGTGCGGTTCCTCTTCCGCGGTTTTTGCCTATTAACGTAAGCCATGCGTCGACTTGTGGTTTGGTGTGA
- the LOC127900281 gene encoding receptor-like protein EIX2 — MNGKFPENFGQLSAVEVLDLSENQWEGIITETHFRKLSNLKELSLHKQSENISLIFNISSHWIPPFKLTFINIRSSQLGPKFPTWLRNQTELTTLVLNNVRISDTIADWFWQLDLTLDELNVAYNELSGRIPNSLGFRFPGTVDLSSNSFEGPLPLWRDAGGAHKTYSFGNLELVTESFGGKNTNTDWKTGMAGIVRPIQKQAFWCSEIDGTPGDPGGDEYEEDENERDKLWLFVSMTLGFVVGFWGVCGTLIIKKSWR; from the exons ATGAATGGGAAATTCCCAGAAAATTTTGGGCAGCTCTCAGCAGTTGAAGTGTTAGATCTCTCTGAGAACCAATGGGAGGGTATCATAACTGAAACTCATTTTAGGAAACTCTCAAACCTAAAAGAACTTTCATTACACAAACAATCGGAAAACATTTCCTTGATTTTCAACATCAGTTCTCATTGGATTCCTCCTTTTAAACTCACATTCATCAATATTAGATCGTCCCAACTAGGTCCAAAATTTCCAACATGGCTTAGAAATCAAACTGAACTGACAACTTTGGTTCTTAACAATGTTAGGATTTCAGACACCATAGCCGATTGGTTTTGGCAATTAGACTTGACTCTAGATGAACTAAATGTAGCTTATAATGAATTAAGTGGAAGAATTCCTAATTCCTTAGGATTTCGCTTTCCGGGCACAGTTGATTTGAGTTCAAATAGCTTCGAGGGTCCACTCCCACTCTG GAGAGATGCCGGTGGAGCTCACAAGACTTATTCATTTGGGAACCTTGAACTTGTCACGGAATCATTTGGTGGGAAAAATACCAACACAGATTGGAAAACTGGAATGGCTGGAATCGTTAGACCTATCCAGAAACAAGCTTTCTG GTGCTCTGAAATCGATGGAACGCCGGGGGATCCTGGTGGTGATGAATATGAGGAAGACGAAAATGAGCGTGACAAGCTATGGCTCTTTGTTAGCATGACACTTGGTTTCGTTGTGGGGTTTTGGGGAGTTTGTGGCACTTTGATCATCAAGAAGTCTTGGAGATAA
- the LOC102628105 gene encoding chloride channel protein CLC-b, with protein MEENSNPVARATQAHMEADEEERDPESNSLQQPLLKRSRTLSSSPLALVGAKVSHIESLDYEINENDLFKHDWRSRSKVQVLQYIFLKWSLACLVGLLTGLIATLINLAVENIAGYKLLAVVSFIEKDRYLQGFLYFTGVNFLLTLVAAVLCVCFAPTAAGPGIPEIKAYLNGVDTPNMFGATTLIVKIIGSIGAVAAGLDLGKEGPLVHIGSCIASLLGQGGPDNHRIKWQWLRYFNNDRDRRDLITCGSSSGVCAAFRAPVGGVLFSLEEVATWWRSALLWRTFFSTAIVVVVLRAFIEICNSGKCGLFGTGGLIMFDVSNVPVRYHVMDIIPVTLIGIIGGILGGLYNHILHKVLRLYNLINQKGKMHKLLLALSVSVFTSVCQYCLPFLADCKACDPSFPETCPTNGRSGNFKQFNCPNGHYNDLATLLLTTNDDAVRNIFSSNTPTEFQPSSILIFFILYCILGLITFGIAVPSGLFLPIILMGSAYGRLLGMAMGSYTNIDQGLYAVLGAASLMAGSMRMTVSLCVIFLELTNNLLLLPITMIVLLIAKTVGDSFNPSIYEIILELKGLPFLDAHPEPWMRTLTVGELVDAKPPVITVSGIEKVSRIVDVLRNTTHNGFPVLDEGVVPPSGLANGATELHGLILRAHLVLALKKKWFLQEKRRTEEWEVREKFSWVELAEREGKIEEVAVTSAEMEMYIDLHPLTNTTPYTVIESMSVAKAMVLFRQVGLRHLLVVPKYEAAGVSPVVGILTRQDLRAFNILTAFPHLERSKSGQKH; from the exons ATGGAGGAAAATTCCAATCCAGTGGCAAGAGCAACACAAGCCCACATGGAAgctgatgaagaagaaagagaccCTGAAAGCAATTCATTGCAACAGCCACTTCTGAAGAGAAGCAGAACATTATCTTCTAGTCCATTAGCCCTTGTTGGAGCCAAAGTTTCCCATATTGAGAGCTTAGATTATga GATCAATGAAAATGATCTATTCAAGCATGATTGGAGAAGCAGATCCAAAGTACAAGTGTTGCaatatattttcttgaaaTGGTCACTGGCCTGTCTTGTTGGTCTCTTAACTGGCTTGATTGCCACCCTCATCAATCTTGCAGTTGAGAACATTGCTGGATACAAGCTTCTTGCTGTTGTAAGCTTCATAGAGAAGGACAG GTACTTACAAGGATTCCTGTATTTCACTGGGgttaattttcttctgaccCTGGTTGCTGCTGTTCTTTGTGTATGTTTTGCACCCACGGCAGCTGGTCCTGGAATACCAGAAATCAAAGCTTATCTCAATGGTGTTGATACTCCCAACATGTTTGGAGCCACAACATTGATTGTCAAG ATTATTGGAAGCATTGGAGCTGTGGCCGCAGGGCTAGATTTGGGAAAAGAAGGGCCTCTGGTGCATATCGGCAGTTGCATTGCTTCATTACTTGGGCAAGGAGGGCCTGATAATCACCGTATAAAATGGCAGTGGCTTCGGTACTTCAACAATGACCGTGATCGCCGTGATCTCATCACATGTGGCTCTTCCTCAGGCGTATGTGCAGCTTTCAGAGCGCCAGTGGGTGGTGTCCTGTTTTCTTTAGAAGAGGTAGCAACATGGTGGAGAAGTGCACTTCTCTGGAGAACTTTCTTCAGCACAGCAATTGTGGTGGTGGTGCTCAGAGCTTTTATTGAAATATGCAATTCTGGGAAATGTGGGCTTTTTGGTACAGGAGGGCTTATCATGTTTGATGTGAGCAATGTTCCAGTTAGGTATCATGTAATGGATATCATTCCTGTAACTTTAATTGGCATAATTGGTGGAATTTTGGGAGGCCTCTACAATCACATTCTGCATAAAGTTCTCAGACTCTACAATCTCATTAACCA GAAGGGAAAGATGCATAAGCTACTTCTCGCTCTTAGTGTCTCAGTCTTCACCTCAGTGTGCCAATATTGTCTTCCTTTCCTTGCTGACTGCAAAGCTTGTGATCCCTCATTTCCAGAGACCTGCCCAACCAACGGACGATCAGGGAACTTCAAGCAGTTCAATTGCCCAAATGGCCACTACAATGATCTAGCAACTCTTCTTCTTACCACCAACGATGATGCTGTTCGAAACATCTTCTCCTCCAACACTCCCACTGAATTTCAACCATCTTCCATCCTGATTTTCTTCATACTGTATTGCATCTTAGGACTCATTACTTTCGGCATTGCTGTGCCTTCTGGACTCTTCCTCCCAATTATACTTATGGGCTCAGCATATGGCCGCCTTCTTGGTATGGCCATGGGATCATACACCAATATTGACCAGGGGCTTTATGCTGTTCTTGGTGCTGCATCCCTCATGGCTGGCTCAATGCGGATGACTGTTTCACTTTGTGTCATATTCCTTGAACTAACCAACAATCTCCTGTTACTTCCCATTACAATGATTGTTCTTCTAATAGCCAAAACGGTTGGAGACAGCTTCAATCCAAGCATATATGAAATCATACTGGAACTAAAAGGCCTACCTTTCTTGGATGCACATCCTGAGCCATGGATGAGAACTCTAACTGTTGGCGAGCTAGTTGATGCTAAGCCACCAGTAATTACTGTGTCTGGAATTGAAAAGGTGTCACGAATTGTTGACGTACTGAGAAACACGACACACAATGGTTTCCCTGTTTTAGATGAGGGTGTGGTGCCGCCATCAGGACTGGCTAATGGTGCCACAGAATTGCATGGATTAATCCTAAGAGCACACCTGGTTCTAGCACTGAAGAAAAAGTGGTTTCTGCAAGAAAAAAGGAGGACAGAGGAATGGGAAGTGAGAGAGAAATTTTCCTGGGTTGAGCTGGCAGAGAGGGAGGGTAAAATTGAAGAGGTGGCTGTAACAAGCGCGGAAATGGAGATGTACATTGACTTGCATCCTCTTACCAATACAACACCTTACACAGTCATTGAGAGCATGTCAGTGGCAAAAGCTATGGTGCTTTTCAGGCAAGTTGGACTCCGCCATTTGCTTGTTGTACCGAAGTATGAAGCAGCAGGG GTATCTCCAGTGGTTGGAATCCTGACCAGACAAGACTTAAGGgctttcaatattttgacgGCTTTTCCACATCTGGAAAGATCTAAGAGCGGACAAAAACACTGA